Proteins found in one Thalassomonas actiniarum genomic segment:
- the prmB gene encoding 50S ribosomal protein L3 N(5)-glutamine methyltransferase, whose protein sequence is MSTFDTVPVSAQLHTIGDYLRFAASQFNRAELYFGHGTDNAWDEAVTLVMYALDLPEHLTEQVMACRLLDQEKSELLAIIERRVVENIPAAYITNHARFANLSFYVDDRVLVPRSPIGEYIEKQFAPLIDANKPPERILDLCTGSGCIAIACAYAFPEAEVDALDLSVDALNVAQINIENHGLSEQVIPIQSDVFSGIPGLSYDLIVTNPPYVDQEDVDSLPQEYIHEPEMGLGCGVDGLDIVRKILAQASEHLNDNGLLICEVGNSQIHVEEVYPEVPFTWLTFERGGHGVFMLTKAQLLQYAETFKQQVID, encoded by the coding sequence GTGAGTACCTTTGATACCGTGCCCGTAAGTGCGCAATTACATACCATAGGCGATTATTTGCGTTTTGCCGCCAGCCAGTTTAACCGTGCTGAGCTCTATTTTGGTCATGGTACCGACAATGCCTGGGACGAGGCCGTTACCCTGGTGATGTATGCGCTGGACTTACCCGAACACCTAACCGAGCAGGTGATGGCGTGCCGCTTGCTGGATCAGGAAAAATCCGAGCTGTTGGCGATTATCGAGCGCCGCGTAGTGGAGAATATTCCCGCCGCTTATATTACCAACCACGCCAGGTTTGCCAATTTATCTTTTTATGTCGACGACAGGGTACTGGTGCCGCGCTCGCCGATTGGCGAATATATTGAAAAGCAGTTTGCGCCGTTAATCGACGCCAATAAGCCGCCGGAGCGTATCCTGGATTTATGTACCGGCAGCGGCTGTATTGCCATTGCCTGTGCCTATGCCTTCCCGGAAGCCGAGGTCGATGCGCTCGACCTGTCGGTAGATGCCCTGAATGTCGCACAGATTAATATCGAAAATCATGGACTTAGTGAACAAGTTATTCCAATTCAATCTGATGTTTTTTCTGGGATCCCGGGACTGAGTTATGATTTAATTGTGACCAACCCGCCGTACGTCGATCAGGAAGATGTTGATTCCCTGCCGCAGGAGTATATACACGAGCCGGAAATGGGCTTAGGCTGTGGCGTCGACGGTTTGGATATCGTGCGGAAAATTCTCGCCCAGGCGTCGGAGCATCTTAATGATAACGGCCTTTTAATTTGCGAAGTCGGCAATTCGCAAATTCATGTCGAGGAAGTTTATCCCGAAGTTCCTTTCACCTGGCTGACGTTCGAACGCGGCGGGCACGGGGTCTTTATGTTAACGAAGGCACAACTACTTCAATATGCTGAAACTTTTAAACAACAGGTAATAGATTAA
- the aroC gene encoding chorismate synthase, with the protein MSGNTFGKLFTVTTFGESHGLGLGAIIDGCPPGLELTEADLQADLDRRRPGTSRYTTARREPDQVKIMSGVFEGKTTGTPIGLLIENTDQRSKDYSDIAQNFRPGHADYTYWQKYGIRDYRGGGRSSARETAMRVAAGAIAKKYLKQKFGIDIKGCVTQIGDIAAQNYDWNIVEENPFFFPDESKLEQLDEKLREIIRGKDSIGAKVMVVADNVPVGLGEPIFDRLDAEIAHGLMGINAVKGVEIGDGFAVVNQKGSEHRDELTPEGFASNHAGGVLGGISSGQQIVANIALKPTSSIGVSGKTVDLQGESTDIITKGRHDPCVGIRAVPIAEAMLALTLMDHFLRHRGQNADVVCPTPVITG; encoded by the coding sequence ATGTCAGGTAATACATTCGGAAAGTTATTTACGGTGACCACTTTCGGGGAAAGTCATGGTCTGGGCTTAGGGGCGATTATTGACGGTTGTCCTCCGGGACTGGAGCTGACGGAAGCCGACTTGCAGGCAGATCTCGACCGCAGAAGACCGGGCACCTCGCGTTATACCACGGCGCGCCGGGAACCGGATCAGGTCAAAATTATGTCCGGGGTGTTTGAAGGAAAAACCACGGGCACACCGATAGGGTTACTGATCGAAAATACCGATCAGCGCTCGAAAGATTATTCTGATATTGCCCAGAACTTCCGTCCCGGCCATGCCGATTATACTTACTGGCAGAAATACGGCATTCGTGATTACCGTGGCGGCGGACGCTCTTCTGCCCGGGAAACCGCGATGCGGGTGGCTGCCGGTGCGATTGCGAAAAAATACCTGAAGCAAAAGTTCGGCATTGATATTAAAGGCTGTGTCACCCAGATTGGCGATATTGCCGCGCAAAACTATGACTGGAATATTGTTGAAGAGAATCCGTTTTTCTTTCCGGATGAAAGCAAGCTGGAGCAGCTGGACGAAAAACTGCGGGAAATTATCCGCGGTAAAGACTCTATCGGCGCCAAAGTGATGGTGGTTGCCGATAATGTGCCTGTGGGCCTTGGCGAGCCTATTTTTGACCGTCTCGATGCCGAAATTGCCCATGGCCTGATGGGTATCAATGCGGTGAAAGGGGTGGAGATAGGCGACGGTTTTGCCGTGGTGAATCAAAAAGGCTCTGAGCACAGGGATGAACTGACACCGGAAGGGTTTGCCAGCAACCATGCCGGCGGTGTTTTAGGGGGCATTTCTTCCGGTCAGCAGATTGTCGCCAATATTGCGTTAAAACCGACTTCCAGTATCGGTGTGAGCGGTAAAACCGTGGATTTGCAGGGGGAGTCGACGGATATTATTACCAAGGGCCGTCATGATCCTTGTGTCGGTATCCGTGCGGTGCCGATTGCCGAAGCTATGCTGGCATTGACCCTGATGGATCATTTTTTAAGACACAGGGGGCAAAATGCCGATGTGGTATGCCCGACGCCGGTGATCACCGGCTAG
- a CDS encoding winged helix-turn-helix transcriptional regulator, whose amino-acid sequence MKKRTYQQNCYLAQAGDFLGERWTLLIFRELLIQPCRFKELNTYLAGMGTNLLSQRLKELEQCDMVAKLNPEDKRSAYRLTEKGRELEGVILELIRWGAGALPLEKEGRHFHHWDLLAMKALFSPRHCRAGITIQFACEELTAWVATEQLGGAFALNFAIGMAEDADIELAMTIADFQQQALAGKYHHDARLNAFIACFNP is encoded by the coding sequence ATGAAAAAAAGAACCTATCAGCAAAATTGTTATCTGGCCCAGGCTGGCGATTTCCTTGGAGAACGCTGGACCTTATTGATTTTCAGGGAGCTGTTGATTCAGCCATGCCGCTTTAAGGAGCTAAATACCTACCTGGCAGGCATGGGCACCAATTTGCTCAGCCAGCGGCTGAAAGAGCTGGAGCAGTGCGATATGGTGGCAAAGCTCAACCCGGAAGATAAACGCTCGGCGTACCGGTTAACAGAAAAGGGGCGGGAGCTTGAAGGGGTGATCCTGGAGCTTATCCGTTGGGGGGCCGGGGCGTTGCCGCTGGAAAAAGAGGGGAGGCATTTTCATCACTGGGATCTGCTGGCAATGAAGGCGTTATTTTCTCCCCGCCATTGCCGGGCAGGCATCACGATTCAATTTGCCTGTGAAGAGTTAACCGCCTGGGTGGCGACCGAGCAGCTCGGCGGGGCTTTTGCCTTGAACTTTGCTATCGGCATGGCAGAAGATGCCGATATTGAGCTGGCCATGACCATAGCTGATTTCCAGCAGCAGGCGTTGGCAGGGAAATATCACCATGATGCCAGGCTCAATGCCTTTATCGCTTGTTTTAATCCTTAA